In the genome of Gemmatimonadales bacterium, one region contains:
- a CDS encoding phospholipase D-like domain-containing protein — protein sequence MDPAEWLLTKSERGNAQTVLDARHFGDKAWSSGNFVRPLVHGATYFSELAQRIRETRAGDAIYFTDWRGDPDERLTDDAESAIEGLLSEADIRGVDVRGLVWRSHWDRLSFSGEENRQMIEALQANDAEALLDMRVRTGGSHHQKLVVIRFQGRPERDIAYVGGIDLCHARRDDARHLGDPQPQPMAEEYGETPPWHDVQAAIAGPGVYDVETVFRERWQDPTPLSRNPVRRLRDRLAGEDTSPNPLPAQAPPPPPVPGGTHLVQLLRTYPDLRHGRDYPFARGGERSVARGYSKALARARQLVYIEDQYLWSPDVAQAFVESLRRNTELRVIAVLPHLPDQNLPLSRVPQQYGRIEALSMLTEAAGDRVAAYGIENHAGTPVYVHAKICVMDDWWATVGSDNFSRRSWTHDSELSVVVLDASGGDHGAYARRLRLTLAAEHLDREVGPAEFPGDISRIQTGIAPGDLDDATLLETMADCVAPQGMFDAFAASAARLQAWVDNGRQGVRPPGRLRPIRDPELSTLTRLWAAPLYRVVHDPDGRPKALRKRRQF from the coding sequence ATGGATCCCGCGGAGTGGCTGCTGACCAAGTCGGAGCGCGGCAACGCGCAGACCGTGCTCGACGCCCGCCACTTCGGGGATAAGGCCTGGTCCAGCGGCAACTTCGTCCGGCCGCTAGTACACGGCGCCACCTACTTCTCGGAGCTGGCGCAGCGCATCCGAGAGACCCGAGCCGGCGACGCAATCTACTTCACCGATTGGCGCGGCGACCCCGACGAGCGCCTGACCGACGACGCGGAATCCGCGATCGAGGGCCTGCTGTCGGAGGCTGACATCCGAGGAGTTGACGTCCGGGGCCTGGTCTGGCGCTCCCACTGGGACCGCCTGTCCTTCTCGGGCGAAGAGAACCGCCAAATGATCGAGGCGCTGCAGGCCAACGACGCCGAAGCCCTGCTCGACATGCGGGTGCGTACTGGCGGCTCCCACCACCAAAAGCTGGTGGTGATCCGCTTCCAGGGCCGGCCGGAGCGGGACATCGCGTACGTGGGCGGCATCGACCTCTGCCACGCTCGCCGCGATGACGCCCGGCACCTTGGTGATCCGCAGCCGCAGCCCATGGCAGAGGAGTACGGGGAGACACCCCCGTGGCATGATGTGCAGGCCGCGATCGCCGGTCCCGGGGTATATGACGTGGAGACGGTGTTCCGAGAACGCTGGCAGGATCCAACCCCGCTCAGCCGCAACCCGGTGCGCCGACTGCGCGATCGGCTGGCCGGCGAGGACACCAGCCCGAACCCGCTACCCGCGCAGGCGCCGCCGCCTCCGCCGGTGCCCGGTGGTACCCATCTCGTGCAGCTACTCCGGACCTACCCCGACCTGCGGCACGGCCGGGACTACCCGTTTGCCCGGGGCGGGGAACGCAGCGTGGCCCGGGGCTACAGCAAGGCGCTGGCCCGGGCCCGGCAGCTGGTGTACATCGAGGACCAGTACCTGTGGTCGCCCGACGTGGCTCAGGCGTTCGTCGAGTCCCTACGCCGAAACACCGAGCTGCGGGTGATTGCGGTGCTACCCCACCTGCCCGACCAGAACCTCCCGCTCTCCCGGGTTCCTCAGCAGTACGGACGCATTGAGGCGCTGAGCATGCTGACCGAGGCCGCCGGTGACCGGGTGGCGGCGTACGGAATCGAGAACCACGCCGGCACCCCGGTGTACGTGCACGCCAAGATTTGCGTGATGGACGACTGGTGGGCGACCGTGGGATCGGACAACTTCAGCCGCCGCTCCTGGACCCACGACTCAGAACTGTCAGTGGTCGTGCTGGACGCCAGTGGCGGCGACCACGGTGCCTACGCTCGACGGCTGCGGCTCACCCTGGCCGCCGAGCACCTGGACCGTGAGGTGGGACCCGCGGAGTTCCCCGGCGACATCTCTCGCATTCAGACCGGCATAGCGCCAGGCGACCTGGACGACGCCACCCTGCTGGAAACCATGGCCGACTGCGTGGCCCCGCAGGGGATGTTCGACGCCTTCGCCGCCTCCGCGGCCCGCCTCCAGGCCTGGGTGGACAACGGCCGGCAGGGAGTGCGCCCACCCGGGCGCCTCCGACCCATCCGCGATCCGGAGCTGTCGACGCTGACACGGCTGTGGGCAGCTCCCCTGTACCGGGTCGTGCACGACCCCGACGGACGCCCCAAGGCATTGCGGAAGCGCCGTCAGTTCTGA